In the genome of Plasmodium yoelii strain 17X genome assembly, chromosome: 14, one region contains:
- a CDS encoding ATP-dependent RNA helicase DRS1, putative: MEDEIEKENKECSNLNDEEMDEKMGEEMERKNDEKENLLIEKNTLWSDLHISKPLLKVLYELKFENPTYIQKDVIPLALEGKSILANSETGSGKTLAFVLPMLERLLYSPNIKLRRENRKSICITKALVLLPTRELAMQCYEVINNLIKYSPITCSLFCGGIDSKEQENEYKKKKDIFVCTPGRILDLLLNSSNDFINFLEIVIFDEADKLLELGFKEECLKILDVCKFKKQILFFSATLTKDIKELANFSLRNPIFIQSENKNKDNKSKENINTQINKNFKSFKISENLHQEFLNIINEKYRKATLLHLCNEVYKKNCIIFFKTRKETHLMYILLKLLNFKCEELHGLLTQKKRVESILKFKNQQVDFLLCTELASRGIDIDHIKYVINYSLPANVVKYVHRIGRTARIGKEGTSCTFFLPKEKENVKKIIKGVKKNNSSKIYKRVISEEKILHWDSIVKKNKKKMKEILENENVEKEIEKSNISINKIKNLITFKDEIYNRPKKTWFISSKEKSKLRKMNFKNEILKPEGNLDKDGDKTKERIKSNKDDDDDNRGKKHSNDNIKKRNKNKRKLDDQEDDEEEEDMKKKLKSYRSIIRDLKLNILPNKKDKNNKSKWNKKNEDENDHKGDFKIHKNFNKNKRNMNKGRK, translated from the coding sequence atggaaGACGAAATTGAgaaagaaaataaagaatgtAGTAACTTAAATGATGAAGAGATGGATGAAAAGATGGGCGAAGAGATGGaaagaaaaaatgatgaaaaggaaaatttattgatagaaaaaaatactcTTTGGAGTGATTTGCATATTTCAAAACCACTTTTAAAAgttttatatgaattaaaatTTGAGAATCCaacatatatacaaaaagaTGTTATTCCATTAGCATTGGAAGGGAAAAGTATTTTAGCTAACTCTGAAACTGGGTCAGGTAAAACATTAGCATTTGTACTTCCAATGTTAGAAAGATTATTATATAGcccaaatataaaattaagaCGAGAAAATAGGAAAAGTATATGTATAACAAAAGCATTAGTACTTTTACCAACTAGAGAACTAGCTATGCAATGTTATGAGgtcataaataatttaataaaatattcacCAATAACTTGTTCTTTATTTTGTGGTGGTATAGATTCAAAGGAAcaagaaaatgaatataaaaaaaaaaaagatatatttgtATGTACGCCTGGTAGGATTTtagatttattattaaattcttctaatgattttataaattttttagaaatagtaatttttgaTGAAGCAGACAAATTATTAGAATTAGGTTTTAAAGAAGAGTGcttaaaaatattagatgtttgtaaatttaaaaaacagatattatttttttcagcAACATTAACAAAAGATATAAAAGAGTTAGCTAATTTTTCATTACGTAACCCTATATTTATTCAAtctgaaaataaaaataaagataataaaagtaaagaaaatataaatacacaaataaataaaaattttaaaagttttaaaatatctgaaaatttgcatcaagaatttttaaatattattaatgaaaaatatagaaaagcAACTCTTTTACATTTATGTAATGAggtgtataaaaaaaattgtataatattttttaagactAGAAAAGAAACAcatttaatgtatatattattaaaactaCTTAATTTTAAATGTGAAGAATTACATGGTTTATTAACACAAAAAAAGAGAGTTGAatcaatattaaaatttaaaaatcaacaagttgattttttattatgtacTGAGTTAGCATCTCGAGGGATAGATATagatcatataaaatatgttattaaTTATAGTTTACCAGCTAATGTAgtaaaatatgtacatagAATAGGTAGAACAGCAAGAATAGGAAAAGAAGGAACTTCTTGTACTTTTTTCTTACCTAAAGAAAAggaaaatgtgaaaaaaataataaaaggtgtaaaaaaaaataatagttccaaaatatataaaagagtTATATcagaagaaaaaatattacattgGGATAgtatagtaaaaaaaaataaaaaaaaaatgaaagaaattttggaaaatgaaaatgttgaaaaagaaatagaaaaatCGAATATCTcgattaataaaattaaaaacttaattacatttaaagatgaaatatataatagaccAAAAAAAACATGGTTTATATCAAGTAAAGAAAAATCAAAATTGAGGAAAATGAATTTCAAAAATGAGATATTGAAACCAGAAGGAAATTTAGATAAAGATGGAgataaaacaaaagaaagaattaaatcaaataaagatgatgatgatgataatcgTGGAAAAAAACAtagtaatgataatattaaaaagaggaataaaaataaaagaaaattagATGATCAAGAGGATGacgaagaagaagaagatatgaaaaaaaaactaaaaagtTATCGTTCAATTATAAGagatttaaaattaaatattttaccaaataaaaaagataagAATAATAAGTcaaaatggaataaaaaaaatgaggatGAAAATGATCATAAAGGTGATTTtaaaattcataaaaattttaataaaaataagaggAATATGAATAAAGGACGAAAATAA
- a CDS encoding tryptophan--tRNA ligase, putative, with protein MKKGKIILLYFLIVIHINFYKNVKIKKKWGNIFYIYNTPQINIQKRNFQLKNSCTFLTGIKPSGSIHLGNYIGCLSPIINLELQKREDYTNNVKNDKSCEIKMGKINGMNKMNKINKMNKIILIADLHSLTNINNIFSLKQNVLDSVKTIISLIINMYVKKKNYIDIYINDINIKHIIKHLNINIKDDINIQNLLSYNGDNMYLNLYNEQKYVNSNMINSSKIYEQKDIFTSHHSKLNRNRQNDNYKFYKKSNIKQIHYFYIIKQSDIQQHTSLYYLINSFIPINILNSHIHIKASENKKTFSLFSYPNLMLSDIMLYKPQYLIIGLDQKKNIEIIKKISKKINTSLNKHIIKLPKIYSSKFNIEIMNLDGHNKMSKDKELSTCQNLHKVIYLFDNKDIIEEKIRKAKTDNYNTLIYAKHDQKEINNLINIYLFFFYHQIKNIYYNINNSKDSTNQFCFPQNSLFLNNIKQNCISHPTNVYKQNGQNEKNEQIIFKKCNINPNFNPNIINDILSTYNNNYQHFKYDLSQLIYKHFIFSKYCYEKLYSEHRLINYLLKIGKQCLYQKASRTYKNFKKNLNI; from the exons atgaaaaaaggaaaaataatacttttatattttcttataGTTATTCATATCaacttttataaaaatgttaaaatcaaaaaaaaatgggggaatatattttacatatataatacccCCCAAATAAACATACAAAAACGAAATTTCCAACTGAAAAATAGTTGTACATTTCTAACTGGAAtcaaa CCAAGTGGAAGCATACATCTTGGTAACTATATAGGATGTTTGTCTCCCATAATAAATCTTGAACTCCAAAAAAGGGAAGACTATACAAATAATGTcaaaaatgataaaagttgtgaaataaaaatgggcAAAATAAACGgtatgaacaaaatgaacaaaataaacaaaatgaacaaaataatactaaTCGCCGACCTTCATAGTTTAACAAACATTAATaacatattttcattaaaacaaaatgttCTCGACTCAGTAAAGACTATCATTTCTTTGATTATAAACATgtatgtgaaaaaaaaaaactacattgatatatatataaatgacataaatataaaacatattattaaacACCTTAACATAAACATAAaagatgatataaatattcaaaatctATTATCATATAATGGAGATAATATGTAtcttaatttatataatgaacaaaaatatgtaaattcAAATATGATCAATTCGTCgaaaatatatgaacaaaaagATATTTTTACTTCTCACCATTCAAAGTTAAATAGAAATAGACAAAacgataattataaattttataaaaaatcgaatattaaacaaatacattatttttacataattaAACAATCTGATATACAACAACATACAtctctttattatttaataaattcttTTATTCCCATTAATATACTAAATtcacatatacatataaaagctagtgaaaataaaaaaacattttctttattttcttatccaaatttaatgttatcaGATATTATGCTTTATAAACCTCAGTATTTAATAATAGGATTagatcaaaaaaaaaatatcgaaattataaaaaaaatttcaaaaaaaattaacacatccttaaataaacatattataaaattgccaaaaatatattcttcAAAATTCAATATAGAAATAATGAATTTGGATGGACATAATAAAATGAGTAAAGATAAAGAATTATCAACTTGTCAAAATTTACACAAAGTTATTTATCTATTtgataataaagatataattgaagaaaaaataCGAAAAGCCAAAACAGATAATTACAacacattaatatatgctaAACATGATCAAAAAGAAATTAATAatcttattaatatatatttattctttttttatcatcaaattaaaaatatatattataatataaataattccaAAGACTCAACTAACCAATTTTGTTTCCCTCAAAATTCgctatttttaaataatataaagcAAAATTGTATATCTCACCCTACAAAtgtttataaacaaaatggacaaaatgaaaaaaatgagcaaataatttttaaaaaatgtaatataaaCCCAAATTTTAAtccaaatattataaatgataTCCTATCTacttataataataattaccAACATTTTAAATATGACCTGTCtcaattaatttataaacatttcatattttcaaaGTATTGTTATGAGAAACTTTATTCCGAACATagattaataaattatttattaaagatTGGCAAACAATGCTTATATCAAAAGGCTTCCAGAACATATAAA aatttcaagaaaaacttaaatatataa